GTGCGCTTTTGTTTTATACTATAGATTTCTCAATCTACAGTTTAAGGAAAGATGTAATTTAAATTAATGACCTCCGTAGAAATACCCATACATCTGATATATAAAAAGACCAATTCCAGCAATTATCAGATATAAATTGGCTGCTTTGTAAAAGGGAGTGTAGCTTTTTTTGGATTTCCATTGGGTAATTATAAAAACAATAGGAATCAAAGCAAGAACTTGCCCCAGTTCAACGCCAATGTTGAAACAGACAATTTTTGCTAGAAATTGAGAGCTTCCTACATCAAAAGATTGTAAGCGGGTAGATAATCCAAAACCGTGAATCAATCCAAATATAAATACCATCCATAAAAGATTAGGGGATTTGAATTTTAGATATTTTTCAAACCCTCCTAAATTTTCAAATCCTTTATATAAAACACTTATAGCAATAACGGCATCTATTAAATGTTCATCTGCCTTAATACCCAAATAAGTAGCGCCAATTAACGTAATACTGTGTCCTATCGTAAATACAGTAATAAAGCGGACAATATCCTTGAAGTTATTTAGATAAAAGATGACCCCAGCTAAAAATAGGAGATGGTCATACCCGGTAACCATATGTTTTGCACCCACGTATATATAGGATAATAACCCACCGTTATTCAGTGTTTCCTGATCGGCTGAACTTACCCCATGTGCTGCTAGAAGTAAAGGAAAAAGTAGTAGTAATGAAGTTGTTAGAATTTGCTTATTAGGTGTCTTCATTTACTTCTTTCTATTAAACCAGAAGAATAAGGCTCCAACTAATAAAACACTACCTATCCAAAACACATAAGAAGGAATTTCCGCTTCTTCTGCCACATGGGTATGTGTTTCTTTGCCATGGCCGTGAGTAACCTCAAATGTTAAGGTAGACCAATTGGATTCATGGGTAATTTCATCATCATTAGCTACATTTACTAAATGTATGGTTTGCAGATACCAGATGCCATCTGCGGTTAGTTTTGCTGTAGCAATACCTTCGGAATCCGTACGTAGCTGCTGCCCTGAAGTATGGGTGTGGGTTTCCTCTTCCGAATCATGGCTATGTTCTTCTGTTTCTTTTGCATGACTATGAGTGCCTTCAGCGCCATGGCTATGTTTTTCTTCTGTTTCCTTAGCATGACTATGGGTACCCTCTGCATCATGGTTATGCCCATGTTCTTTTTTGGCATCTTTTTTATGACTATGTTCTTCTTTTTTATGTGAATCATGGCTATGTCCTTCTGCGCCTTTATAATCGGCATATACCAGTTGATTTGCCAAGGGCTTACCGTTAAATAGTAGTTTGAATTTTAAATCATCGCCAGTATTTAAATCATATGGATTGTCTAACGGAATAAATTCAATTGGATACCCAAGAATT
This genomic interval from Zobellia roscoffensis contains the following:
- a CDS encoding DUF4198 domain-containing protein, with the protein product MKKIILALLSLVLFSSHIMYLKLDSYFLKPNRSATIQLFNGTFDKSDNVIDRDRMLDASMLNNGKRIKIDDSQWSEKDSITFLNFRTSESGTYVTGVSTAPRSIAMDAEAFNTYLEHEGIRDMLAWRRDNDALNGAAVERYSKHVKTIFQVGDKRTDDWQEILGYPIEFIPLDNPYDLNTGDDLKFKLLFNGKPLANQLVYADYKGAEGHSHDSHKKEEHSHKKDAKKEHGHNHDAEGTHSHAKETEEKHSHGAEGTHSHAKETEEHSHDSEEETHTHTSGQQLRTDSEGIATAKLTADGIWYLQTIHLVNVANDDEITHESNWSTLTFEVTHGHGKETHTHVAEEAEIPSYVFWIGSVLLVGALFFWFNRKK
- a CDS encoding HupE/UreJ family protein, translated to MKTPNKQILTTSLLLLFPLLLAAHGVSSADQETLNNGGLLSYIYVGAKHMVTGYDHLLFLAGVIFYLNNFKDIVRFITVFTIGHSITLIGATYLGIKADEHLIDAVIAISVLYKGFENLGGFEKYLKFKSPNLLWMVFIFGLIHGFGLSTRLQSFDVGSSQFLAKIVCFNIGVELGQVLALIPIVFIITQWKSKKSYTPFYKAANLYLIIAGIGLFIYQMYGYFYGGH